In Solanum pennellii chromosome 3, SPENNV200, a single window of DNA contains:
- the LOC107012592 gene encoding uncharacterized protein LOC107012592 — MYDLGVFLSSDFSFPGHAMAELCPISQNVEEIAKKLRISDSDSGDPTSRLPDHVLHSILSYLKSEQLFHARLVSKNWHRNTPSYFPLEFDESIFFEKTPTTPAAVIQESHNKFLEWIRSSLETSQPELIKAEKRVIRVQFKHHENINDIMKLINGIDFHEVYLRFGCINYSIPFIFQSKCLTVVHLIRCGIHKLLFSDEANFSNLEEVELDNVHLTGETLSIFISKCPNIRELKLVNCKALRSVLLPKVDRLKKLCVQLVGSYPSITDVQVIAPSLQVFHFVHYNSSNLAVNMDIRACKMLREFHLECPTFPVGFDHEHFISDFPYLETLIIGPCETSKRVKISSPSLRKLTLMFTQLYNYNYSRKSVVSVPNLCSFQYVGRTFKSSLAPSGTPKFLKTTGISLVPHVEKINRAWFLQLRSHLTKLSNRIGLALIIRAQTSFSELGKQGHRLWSIPIGRIPTQVIPHIELLKLDIRLNVPQESHGCLLKYIIDNLLWMSHPNALTLSMPTSFAAFALGICNEFLISRRDGNCCADTRNKCWRHFLKDFMVREAVTNEKEELKKFSFVFTWQL, encoded by the exons ATGTATGATTTGGGGGTTTTTCTTTCATCTGATTTCAGTTTTCCAGGCCACGCCATGGCTGAGCTCTGCCCCATTTCTCAAAACGTTGAAGAAATTGCTAAAAAACTAAGAATTTCCGATAGTGATTCCGGCGATCCAACATCCCGATTGCCCGATCATGTTCTCCATTCCATTTTATCCTACCTTAAATCTGAACAACTCTTCCATGCCCGTCTTGTTTCGAAGAATTGGCATCGCAACACACCTTCATACTTCCCTCTCGAATTTGACGAATCaatcttctttgaaaaaacCCCAACTACACCCGCTGCTGTTATACAAGAATCACATAACAAGTTCTTGGAATGGATCCGTTCTTCTCTCGAAACCTCTCAACCTGAGTTGATCAAGGCGGAGAAAAGGGTAATTCGTGTTCAATTTAAGCATCATGAGAATATCAACGatataatgaaattgatcaacGGAATTGATTTCCATGAGGTATATTTGAGATTTGGGTGTATTAATTACTCGATTCCGTTTATTTTTCAGTCGAAATGTCTTACAGTTGTTCATCTAATTAGATGTGGAATTCATAAACTATTGTTCAGTGATGAAGCAAATTTTTCTAATTTGGAAGAGGTAGAGTTAGATAACGTCCATTTAACTGGAGAAACCTTGTCAATATTTATTAGTAAGTGCCCTAATATTAGAGAATTGAAATTGGTGAATTGCAAGGCATTAAGGTCTGTTCTGTTACCCAAAGTAGATCGTTTGAAGAAGCTTTGTGTGCAGTTGGTAGGTTCTTATCCTTCTATCACCGATGTACAAGTTATTGCTCCGAGTTTACAAGTGTTCCATTTTGTTCACTATAATAGCAGCAACCTTGCAGTTAATATGGACATTCGTGCTTGTAAAATGTTGCGGGAATTTCACTTGGAATGTCCCACATTTCCGGTTGGTTTTGATCATGAACACTTCATTTCAGATTTTCCTTATCTTGAAACTCTGATCATTGGTCCTTGTGAGACATCTAAGCGTGTCAAAATTTCGAGTCCATCACTTAGGAAACTAACCTTGATGTTCACACAACTGTACAATTATAATTATTCAAGGAAAAGTGTTGTTTCAGTTCCAAATTTATGTTCTTTCCAATATGTTGGTAGAACATTTAAATCATCTTTAGCTCCGAGTGGAACTCCAAAGTTTTTGAAGACCACAGGGATTTCTTTGGTTCCTCATGTTGAGAAGATCAATAGAGCTTGGTTCCTCCAATTGAGAAGTCATCTTACAAAACTTAGCAACCGTATTGGATTGGCCTTAATCATTCGTGCTCAG ACAAGCTTTTCTGAACTGGGCAAACAAGGACATAGATTGTGGAGCATACCAATTGGACGAATTCCAACACAAGTGATACCTCATATTGAACTCTTAAAGCTAGATATAAGGCTCAATGTTCCACAGGAATCTCATGGATGCTTGCTGAAATATATAATTGACAACTTACTTTGGATGTCTCATCCAAACGCATTGACTCTATCAATGCCAACTAGTTTTGCTGCATTTGCCCTT GGAATCTGCAACGAGTTTCTCATAAGCAGGAGGGACGGCAACTGCTGTGCAGATACCCGGAACAAGTGCTGGCGCCATTTCCTGAAGGATTTCATGGTTAGGGAGGCAGTTACCAATGAAAAGGAAGAGCTAAAGAAGTTCAGTTTCGTATTTACTTGGCAATTATGA
- the LOC114076548 gene encoding uncharacterized protein LOC114076548 — translation MEDPSENPPKNPNQLISMEHMQQLFQMFQTLNKSSTNIEPVTSQTVRVAEKLNFTNYTKWCKLMQIAIGGRGRLNHIIVNPISPDDPEYQQWAQKDSMVISWIIENIDGDLVNQFLDYKTARDLWKGIETLLSSGRDELQIYDLNTKATSMKQGIDTIEVYFSKLNTLWKEIDRRMPNPMKCAEDITLFNSFIQRQRLYQFLAGVNDSLDKEKRDILNLDPLPTIDAAYATIRREIARRGIMTGNSSLERGPSEIGSGLVTQRRSDSSFSRSDSSFRREDKTHLKCSHCGGTKHTKEGCFKLIGYPEWWEDLRQRKAATKVTKTGGKANAAIGEGEPTSEASSTTVTNRRAGTGEASSTSVTDRRTGCSDGADHWSWY, via the exons ATGGAAGACCCATCGGAAAACCCACCGAAAAATCCAAACCAGCTTATTTCTATGGAACATATGCAACAACTGTTTCAAATGTTCCAAACACTCAACAAAAGCTCAACCAACATCGAACCAGTGACTTCACAAACAGTGCGAGTCGCGGAAAAATTGAACTTCACCAACTACACCAAATGGTGTAAACTGATGCAGATAGCAATTGGTGGTCGGGGAAGACTCAATCACATCATCGTCAATCCCATTTCACCAGACGATCCAGAATACCAGCAATGGGCTCAAAAAGATTCGATGGTCATTTCATGGATCATCGAGAATATTGACGGAGACCTCGTGAATCAATTCTTGGACTACAAAACTGCCCGAGATTTATGGAAAGGCATCGAAACTCTACTCAGTAGCGGCAGAGATGAACTGCAGATCTATGATCTGAACACAAAGGCAACATCTATGAAACAAGGGATAGACACGATAGAGGTCTATTTCAGTAAATTGAATACCCTATGGAAAGAAATCGATAGACGAATGCCGAACCCAATGAAATGCGCAGAAGACATCACACTGTTCAACTCATTTATACAACGACAAAGGCTGTACCAGTTTTTGGCCGGTGTAAATGATTCACTTGACAAAGAAAAGCGAGACATCCTAAATCTAGATCCCCTTCCAACCATTGATGCCGCATATGCCACCATCAGACGAGAAATTGCTCGTCGTGGCATAATGACCGGCAACTCATCACTGGAACGAGGTCCCTCAGAGATCGGAAGTGGTCTTGTCACTCAACGCCGGTCAGATTCTTCATTTAGCCGGTCAGATTCATCATTCCGGCGAGAGGACAAAACTCACCTCAAATGCAGCCACTGCGGAGGAACCAAACACACCAAGGAAGGATGCTTTAAGCTCATCGGCTACCCAGAATGGTGGGAAGATCTGAGACAGCGTAAAGCCGCCACCAAGGTAACAAAGACCGGCGGCAAGGCTAACGCCGCCATCGGAGAAGGAGAACCGACCAGCGAGGCTTCGTCAACCACTGTCACCAACAGGCGAGCGGGTACCGGCGAGGCTTCGTCGACCAGCGTTACCGACAGGAGAACAG GATGCTCAGACGGGGCGGATCATTGGTCGTGGTATTGA